The Dokdonia donghaensis DSW-1 DNA window CAAGGCAAGTACAATATAGAAGATGTATATGGTTACACACCATTTACTTTAAAACTCAATGACTCATTCCCGCAGTTATACGGTAAGCGTATGACCTTTATAGATGAAGGTAATGGAAACATAAGGGTGAAAATTCCTTTTGCGGGCGGTACAGCCGCTTTGTTTAATTATTCTACGCTTAAACCCTCATCTATTACAGCTCCTAATGCGGACTATGATGAAGTATTTCAACTAGGAGATACTATCAATACCCCATTTTTAAAAGCAACTTTATTACCTACAGATGTTTATCCTCAAGAAGGGCAAGAGTATTTTGTAAGTCTAGGCAATTTTAATGGTACCGCTGGAAGATATAGAGGTATAGGAGTAACTCAAACCCCAAGAGGGAGCTCTACACTAGAATTAAGCCTGGTGGGCACAAATAAAAAACGCCTTATAGATTACTTAAATGCTAGTGTACAAGTGCGTACAGAAGAACAATTAAGACAGAAAAATCTATTTGCGACAAAGACCATAAAATATATAGATAGCAGTCTTAAAACTAGCAATGTAGATCTTGATAAGGCCTTAGAAGATCTTAATAAGTTTCAAAATAAAAATAGTGCTGTGACACTTTCTGGTGGTGCAGAGCAAATAAGTATTGCTTTACAAGATCTTGATAATGAAAAAGACGGTCTCTCACGACAGCTAGTTTATTACAAGCAACTAGAAGATTACCTACGCACACGTACAGATTATACAAATGTGCCTGCTCCCTCTGTATCTCTTATAGATGAAGGTAGTATTACCGCTGGGGTGGCAAATATTGTACAACTAGCATTACAACGTAGTAACCTAGCTTATACTGCAAAGGAGGGTAACCCAGCTTTTAGAGATTTAGACAGACGTATAGATGCCGAAAAAGAGGTTCTTTTTGAAAATATAAAGTCAAGTAACCGGTTAATCAAAGCACAAATAGCTAACCTTAATAGACAGATAGGACAGGCTCAAGGAAAACTAAAACAGTTTCCAAAAGAAGAACAAGAACTAGCCGAAATACAAAGACGCTTTACAATAAGCCAAGAAGCTTATAACCTATATACAGAAAAACGTAGCGAGGCAGAGATTATAAAAGCTTCAAATGTATCTGATATTCTATTTATAGATAGAGCAAAAGATGTTGGGAAGGGACCTATAGGTCCTAATACAAAACTAAACAAGGTCCTTGCAGGCGTATTTGGTATGGTAATTCCCATTGCTTTTGTACTTATTATCTTCTTTTTAGACACAAAAGTAGGAACCCCAGAAGATGTAAAGAAACGCTCTAGTATTCCTATTTTAGGTACAATAGGGAAGAGTAAGCGTTCCTCTGGTCTTGTTGTGAGAGATTATCCACGTTCTGCAATGGCAGAGGCTTTTAGAGGGTTGCGATCTGGGTTGCAGTTTATGTATAAGAAGCGTGGTGTGGAGGGAGCAAAAACGGTTTTGGTAACTTCTAGTGTAAGTGGTGAAGGAAAGACATTTACTTCAATGAATCTTGCTTCGGTTTTCGCTTTAAGCGAAAAGAAAACAGTACTGGTAGGACTCGATTTAAGGAAGCCTAAAATATTTGACGATTTTGAGTTAGAAAATGATAAAGGTGTAGTTAATTACTTGATAGGCGATGCTACGCTGGACGAGGTAAAGCAGAAATCTGGTATTAATCATCTAGACGTTATTCTTTCTGGGCCTATCCCGCCTAACCCTTCTGAGCTTATCATAAGTGATGCTATGGGTGAGTTTATTGATACTCTTAAACAAGAGTATGATTATATTGTATTTGACACGCCACCATTAGGGTTAGTATCTGATGCATTTGAACTGATGCCTTATGCAGATGCTTCGCTATATATGGTACGTCAAGGTTATACTCGTAAGGATATGCTAGGTCTTGTTAATGAGAAGTATCAAAGAGAAGAGGTGACACACATAAGTTTTGTACTTAACTATTTCCAGCAAAAACGAAAATATGGCTACGGTTATGGCTATGGTTACGGAACTTACAATAATGGTTACCACGAGGATGATGCACCTACGGGTATCTTAGGCAGGTTTAAAAAGCTGTTTACTAGGCGCAATTAAGATTTATGAGCCGTAATACGATAACAGAAGATAGCTGGCTTTATGAAATTAAGCCTAAAGGCAAACTTATTGATCTTAACTTTAAAGAGATTTGGAGTTATAGAGATCTCCTCGTGCTTTTTGTTAAGCGTGATATCGTTACAGTTTATAAACAGACTATATTAGGCCCGCTATGGTTCTTGATCCAGCCATTGTTTACCAGTATTGTTTTTACACTTATTTTTAATAATATAGGTAACGTGAGTACTGGTGCGGTTCCTGCTTTTTTATTCAACCTAGCTGGTATAACCTTATGGAATTATTTTAAGGAGTGTCTTACTACCAGTAGTACAACCTTTACAGCAAATGCTGGACTTTTTGGAAAAGTGTACTTTCCTAGGTTTATAGTACCGGCTTCACGAGTTATTTCTGGCCTTTTTAAGTATAGTATTCAGGTATTGATCTTTGTTTTATTTTATCTTTATTTTGTTTTCTATAAAGGTGTAGATATAGCACCCTCTCCATTCTTTTTATTGAGTCTATTATTAGTTTTTAATATGGCACTTATAGGTCTAGGAGTTGGGATGATTCTAAGTGCACTTACGACAAAGTATCGAGATTTGACCATACTAGTATCCTTCGGTATCAACCTACTTATGTATGTAAGCGGGGTTATGTATCCTCTAGAAGAGATGCGAGCAAAGTTGCCAGAGTATTATTGGCTCATAGAGTATAATCCTATAGCACAAACAATAGAGTTATATAGAAATCTGCTCTTGGGTACGGCACAAGTCAATTTTGCTATGATGGGAATAAGTCTTTTAATAGGCGTCATATGTTTTCTGGTAGGACTTATAATTTTTAATCGTACCGAGCGCAATTTTATAGATACAGTGTGATTTATTTAGCTTTCGCGAAAGCGTCAGTATCCACAATAAAATGGAGAGATTGGAAAGGCGGAAAAATTTTTTAGTTAATGAATGATATCATCCTCAAAGTCGAAAATATAGCAAAGCAATACAGGCTTGGGCTTGTAGGGACTGGGACGTTAAGTCACGATATTAATAGATTGTGGCATAAAATAAGAGGAAAAGAAGACCCTTATCTTCAAGTAGGAGCAATAAATGATCGAAAAGCATCACAAAGTTCTGATTATGTATGGGCTTTAAAGGATATTAATTTTGAAGTTAAGCGTGGAGAAATTTTAGGAATCATAGGTAAAAATGGAGCAGGTAAGTCTACTCTTTTAAAAATATTATCTCGAGTTACAGGACCTACTCAAGGAAGTATAAAAACTAAAGGACGCATAGCTAGCCTTCTTGAGGTAGGTACAGGTATGCATCCAGAGCTTACTGGCCGCGAAAATGTATACCTCAATGGAGCTATACTAGGAATGTCTAAAGCAGAAATTGCTAGTAAAATAGACGAGATAGTAGATTTCTCAGGTTGTAAGATGTATATTGATACACCTGTAAAAAGATACTCTAGTGGAATGCGTGTGCGGCTAGGCTTTGCGGTAGCTGCCTTTTTAGAACCTGATATTCTTGTGGTAGATGAGGTACTAGCAGTAGGTGATGCAGAGTTTCAAAAGAAGGCCATAGGTAAGATGCAGGATATATCTCAATCTGGAGGCAGAACAGTTCTTGTAGTGAGTCATAATATGGGAACTATACAGCAACTATGTACTAGGTGTATAGTTTTAAAAAATGGTAATGTCGCTTACGATGGTCCTACAAAGGAAGGAGTTGAAACTTATCTGAAAGATACTAATCATAGTGAACTGGATGGCATAAGTGAATTTATAGAGCATCAAACAGATGAAGAGTTTGTACTAAAAAAATTCTCAATTTTTCAAGAGAGTTCAAGCAATGGTATATATTACAGTGAAAAAGATGTTGAGCTAGCGTTTTCATTTGCCCTACTTAAAGCTCTCGACGGTTTTAGAGTAGGTTTTGATGTGATTGATATGAGTACAAATAACTTACTATTCAGATCATATCACGATGACCAAAAGGATAGTATAGAGCAAATGAAAGCTGGTGATTACGAAATAAAGGGCATAATACCGGCAAATTTACTGAGAAATGGTAGGTACTTTATAAAGCTAGCCATAGGTATTCACAATAGAAGATGGATTGTCTTTGATGATAGCATAGGTCAAGAGCTTGTAGTTCAAAATTTAGAAGGAGTAAATGCGATATATATGGAGGAGCGCCCTGGACTTATTATGCCATCTCTGTATTGGGAACAAAATTATAGATTACAGTAGTACAATGTTCAAAAATATACCATACAGAGTTGCTCATAGATTAGCAAAAGTTTTAAAAAACTATATAAAAAAAATAGATGTAAAAAGGAGCGTTGTTAAGAAAAGAGAAGAAGAGGAGATGTGGAACAAGCATTTTAATAATGCTGTTTTTTTTGAGTATAACTTGCAGGGGGAAGTAAAGATAAACCTATATAAGGACAGTGTTTTGTCCAAGCCAATTTATGAAGGTTTTGAAATTGATGAAATGAAGTTTTTACAATCTACTCTTAAAGAAGGAGATATCTTTATTGATATTGGAGCTAATGTAGGTTTGTTCTCATTACTTGCATCAAAAAAAGTAGGGAATACTGGTAAAGTCATTGCTTTTGAGCCAACGCCATTAACTTACTCTAGATTACAAGAAAATATTATCTTAAATGACTTTAAGAACATTCAAGCAAGACAACTAGCGCTTTCTGATGCCAAGGGTGAAATGAAATTTTATATTTCAAATAATGGATACGATGCTTGGAACTCATTAGCACCTAGTCACGATAATAAATTACAAGAAAGCATTAATGTACCTGTTAGTACCCTGGATAGTGAGCTTCAGGATGTAGATAAAACTAAAGTGAGTTTAGTCAAAATAGATGTAGAAGGGTGGGAAAAATTCACGTTAAAGGGAGGGAAATCTTTTTTTGAAAATTATACACCTACTGTAATGGTCGAGTTTACGGAGCAGAATACTTTTAATGCTGGTTATATGGTCCAAGATATCTATAATGTATTATTAGGTATGGGGTACTCGTGGTATAAAATCGAAAATGGCACCCTTTTACCGGATGCAATGCGACTTAGTTACCCTTATACAAACCTCATTGCAAAAAAAGCAAAAGGATAGATGTTAGTAAGCATAATTACAGTCAACTTAAATGACAGAGTTGGTCTTGAAAGGACTTGTGCGAGTGTTTTTAAACAGTCTTTTACAGATTATGAACACATAATCATAGACGGCGCGTCTGTAGATGGTAGCCTAGATTATATAGAAACTCGTAATGATAAATTCTCCTACTGGATAAGCGAACCAGACAGTGGTGTTTATTGTGCAATGAATAAAGGTATTCGTCAAGCAAAGGGTAAATATCTCTTGTTTTTAAACAGTGGAGATATCTTATGTAATGATAAAGTGTTATCAGATGTAAAACCTGCACTTGGTAATGATATAGATTTTATATATGGTAACCTTAGGATAGAAGAAGAAAATGGTGAAAGTTTTATAAACAAATATCCAGAAGTGCTTGATTTTAATTTCTTTAAAACAACATCTCTAGGTCACGCATCCACTTTTATTAAACGTTCTCTTTTTGAAGTTTATGGTGAGTATAGAACAGATTTAAAAATTGTATCAGATTGGGCATTCTTTTTAAGTGCCATTTGCATAGAGAAGTTATTATACCTTAAAATAGATAAGACAATATCTATATTTTACGAGGGCGGTTTGTCTACTGCTTCTACTTATGATAAGTTGCATAAGGAAGAACGTAAAAATGTCCTTTTAGAAAACTTTGATCATTATGAACAAGGCTATAATGAGTTACTTGATGAATATAGAAAGTTTAAAATTTGGATTTCTTTAATTAATGACAAGCTCCCTGTTGTTGTTTCAAACAGGTACACCTTAAAGATTGTAAATTTTGTTATCTCTCTATTAGGAGGAATTTTAATTAAAAAACGTCAGTAATTGATATGTTAGTTACTGCTGTTATTCCTTGCTATAATTCTCAAAATACTATTGAGAGAGCTATAGATAGTGTTTTAAATCAAACACATAAAGTAGATGAGATTATCGTAGTTAATGACGGCTCAACAGATAACTCGCTACAGGTGCTAAATAATATTACTCAGAGTAATAAATGTATCAAAGTAATAGATCAAAATAACAAAGGAGTTTCAAATGCAAGAAACACAGCAATTAAAGAGGCAAAAGGAGAATTTATTTTAACTCTTGATGCCGATGATTATTTTGAGCCAACATTTGTAGAAAAAGCGCTTCATAGGTTTTCAGAAAATAATCAATATGGAGCAGTAATGTGTGGCTATGTGCGAGTGGTAAATGAAAAGAAAATACTTTCTTATATACCTAGCGATGTAACATTAGCCTCCTGTTTACTTAACAATGGAGCTTTGTCTTGTCTTCTTCTTAAAAAGTCTGTTATAGAAGTCGCTGGGGGTTATGACACAAAAATGGTAGAAGGGTATGAAGACTGGGATCTTAACATTAGAATCTTAAAGGCTGGATTTACCTTTGGGATTGTACGAGAAGTACTCTTTAATTATGTGGATACTCCAGGTTCAAGAACCTATAAAGCTACTCCTAATGACATAGAGCTAAGGATGTATATGTATTATAAATATAAGGATCTCTACCAGAAAAACGCTTCATATATTTACCAGCAATTAATAAATCAAAACATACAATTAAGACGTCGCCAGAAAAAGGTAAAGCAATCAATGTCTTTTAAGCTAGGAGATAAAATAATAGGTAGTTTGATAGTTGTGAAGCATATTTTAAACTTTAAAAGACAGTAACCGTTATGATATCAATAATAATAGCGACCTATAATAGAGCTCCTTATATACTCGAGACCTTACAGTCTATTGCACAACAAACGTATGAAAACTTTGAGTGTATTATTGTAGATGATGGATCTACAGATAATACAAGTGAGGTTGTAGCTCCTATCGTCGCAAATGATAAAAGGTTTACTTATATACTAAGGCCAGAGACACAAAAAAAAGGTGCAAATCATTCTAGAAATTATGGATTTACGC harbors:
- a CDS encoding GumC family protein, which translates into the protein MEEEFDPQSSGSFFDFKGFLYRLLSYWWLFLICLVITFSIARYINVRKVPIYRETSLISIKDDQNQMFGGNTSLVFNWGGTTDKVQTSIIMLKSRTHAERVVQYLQFYINYQKQGKYNIEDVYGYTPFTLKLNDSFPQLYGKRMTFIDEGNGNIRVKIPFAGGTAALFNYSTLKPSSITAPNADYDEVFQLGDTINTPFLKATLLPTDVYPQEGQEYFVSLGNFNGTAGRYRGIGVTQTPRGSSTLELSLVGTNKKRLIDYLNASVQVRTEEQLRQKNLFATKTIKYIDSSLKTSNVDLDKALEDLNKFQNKNSAVTLSGGAEQISIALQDLDNEKDGLSRQLVYYKQLEDYLRTRTDYTNVPAPSVSLIDEGSITAGVANIVQLALQRSNLAYTAKEGNPAFRDLDRRIDAEKEVLFENIKSSNRLIKAQIANLNRQIGQAQGKLKQFPKEEQELAEIQRRFTISQEAYNLYTEKRSEAEIIKASNVSDILFIDRAKDVGKGPIGPNTKLNKVLAGVFGMVIPIAFVLIIFFLDTKVGTPEDVKKRSSIPILGTIGKSKRSSGLVVRDYPRSAMAEAFRGLRSGLQFMYKKRGVEGAKTVLVTSSVSGEGKTFTSMNLASVFALSEKKTVLVGLDLRKPKIFDDFELENDKGVVNYLIGDATLDEVKQKSGINHLDVILSGPIPPNPSELIISDAMGEFIDTLKQEYDYIVFDTPPLGLVSDAFELMPYADASLYMVRQGYTRKDMLGLVNEKYQREEVTHISFVLNYFQQKRKYGYGYGYGYGTYNNGYHEDDAPTGILGRFKKLFTRRN
- a CDS encoding ABC transporter permease gives rise to the protein MSRNTITEDSWLYEIKPKGKLIDLNFKEIWSYRDLLVLFVKRDIVTVYKQTILGPLWFLIQPLFTSIVFTLIFNNIGNVSTGAVPAFLFNLAGITLWNYFKECLTTSSTTFTANAGLFGKVYFPRFIVPASRVISGLFKYSIQVLIFVLFYLYFVFYKGVDIAPSPFFLLSLLLVFNMALIGLGVGMILSALTTKYRDLTILVSFGINLLMYVSGVMYPLEEMRAKLPEYYWLIEYNPIAQTIELYRNLLLGTAQVNFAMMGISLLIGVICFLVGLIIFNRTERNFIDTV
- a CDS encoding polysaccharide ABC transporter ATP-binding protein — its product is MNDIILKVENIAKQYRLGLVGTGTLSHDINRLWHKIRGKEDPYLQVGAINDRKASQSSDYVWALKDINFEVKRGEILGIIGKNGAGKSTLLKILSRVTGPTQGSIKTKGRIASLLEVGTGMHPELTGRENVYLNGAILGMSKAEIASKIDEIVDFSGCKMYIDTPVKRYSSGMRVRLGFAVAAFLEPDILVVDEVLAVGDAEFQKKAIGKMQDISQSGGRTVLVVSHNMGTIQQLCTRCIVLKNGNVAYDGPTKEGVETYLKDTNHSELDGISEFIEHQTDEEFVLKKFSIFQESSSNGIYYSEKDVELAFSFALLKALDGFRVGFDVIDMSTNNLLFRSYHDDQKDSIEQMKAGDYEIKGIIPANLLRNGRYFIKLAIGIHNRRWIVFDDSIGQELVVQNLEGVNAIYMEERPGLIMPSLYWEQNYRLQ
- a CDS encoding FkbM family methyltransferase; this translates as MFKNIPYRVAHRLAKVLKNYIKKIDVKRSVVKKREEEEMWNKHFNNAVFFEYNLQGEVKINLYKDSVLSKPIYEGFEIDEMKFLQSTLKEGDIFIDIGANVGLFSLLASKKVGNTGKVIAFEPTPLTYSRLQENIILNDFKNIQARQLALSDAKGEMKFYISNNGYDAWNSLAPSHDNKLQESINVPVSTLDSELQDVDKTKVSLVKIDVEGWEKFTLKGGKSFFENYTPTVMVEFTEQNTFNAGYMVQDIYNVLLGMGYSWYKIENGTLLPDAMRLSYPYTNLIAKKAKG
- a CDS encoding glycosyltransferase family 2 protein: MLVSIITVNLNDRVGLERTCASVFKQSFTDYEHIIIDGASVDGSLDYIETRNDKFSYWISEPDSGVYCAMNKGIRQAKGKYLLFLNSGDILCNDKVLSDVKPALGNDIDFIYGNLRIEEENGESFINKYPEVLDFNFFKTTSLGHASTFIKRSLFEVYGEYRTDLKIVSDWAFFLSAICIEKLLYLKIDKTISIFYEGGLSTASTYDKLHKEERKNVLLENFDHYEQGYNELLDEYRKFKIWISLINDKLPVVVSNRYTLKIVNFVISLLGGILIKKRQ
- a CDS encoding glycosyltransferase family 2 protein → MLVTAVIPCYNSQNTIERAIDSVLNQTHKVDEIIVVNDGSTDNSLQVLNNITQSNKCIKVIDQNNKGVSNARNTAIKEAKGEFILTLDADDYFEPTFVEKALHRFSENNQYGAVMCGYVRVVNEKKILSYIPSDVTLASCLLNNGALSCLLLKKSVIEVAGGYDTKMVEGYEDWDLNIRILKAGFTFGIVREVLFNYVDTPGSRTYKATPNDIELRMYMYYKYKDLYQKNASYIYQQLINQNIQLRRRQKKVKQSMSFKLGDKIIGSLIVVKHILNFKRQ